The DNA region CCGAATGACTCCCCCCGGCCCCTGCGGGTCTGGGCGCGCGAGCACGGCTACCACCTGACCGCCGAGCGCCTGATCGCCGGGTACTGGCCCTATCCCGTGCTGCGGCTGGACCGCGCGGGGGGGACCGACCCAGCCTACGCGAGCCTACCCCTGAACGCCGCGTTGCGCTACGGTCCCCACCTGCTGCGGGAGGGGTCCGGGCTGCTCCGCGAGCAGGTGGAGGCTGACATCGCCCGCCTGGTCCCCCTCGCCGCGCCGGGCCGCACCGCACAGATGGAGCTGGAGGCCGCCCGTGACGCCCTCACAGTGCTCGAAGGGCAATAAAAAAGCCGCCTCTCTAGGCGGTGATGTTAAAAACTATAGCGTGGGATGCAGGGGAAGTCAACTTATGCAGCCGAGAGTTGGGAGGAAGTTGACTTGGCTGCGGCCAGCGCAGGTCTTTCGCAGTTGCCCCACTCCGGGTGAACTTCACAGCAGCAGGGCGAGGTGGTGTTCGGCGAGGTGCCCGCCCCCCGCGTCCCGCACGGCGTCGGGCTGCGTTCCCCAGAGCTGGAACCCGTGCCGCTCGTACAGCCGCCGCGCCGCGTGCTGCGTCTCCATCATGCCCAGGTGCAGCGAGGTCACGCCCGGCCAGCTCCGCGTGTGGGCGATTCCTGCCCGGAGTAAGGCGTCCCCGCAGCCCTGGCCCCTCGCGGGCGGGAGGACAGACACCCCGAACACATTCGCACGGTGGTTCAGCCGGGGCCGGGTCTCCCGGGCGACGGTCAGGAGACCGACCAGCACCCCATCCTGAAAGGCGCCGAAATTCGCCACCTCCGGCGTCGGCTCCAGCCGGGCGGCGATCTCGGCGAGGGGCCGCGCCGCGAACTCCTCGGCGGTGGTGATAAAGGCGAGCGGGTCCGTCCGCAGGGCCGAGAGGCGCACCTCCCGGTAGGTGGGCGCGTCGGCGGCGGTCAGGAGGCGGACGGTGACGGGCTCAGGCACGTGTTTCTTCCACCCGCGCGGCCTCGCCGAGCGGCACGACCTCGGCGGGGGTGGGGCGGGACTCGGCCACCGCGCGGTCGCGCCAGTTCAGGACGTGACCCTCCGCGCGCACCCGGCGCGTGAGGCTCAGGTCGAGGTCGGTGACGAGCCAGCCAGGCACGTTCCATTCCCCCTGGGCGACCACACCGTCCTCGGGGAGGTCGAGGTCGGCGGGGGCGTAGACGGCGGCCCTCCCGGTCGCCTGCTCGACGGCGTAGGTCCAGCCCGCGTCCGCAATCAGCGGGGCGTGGACGGCGTAGAGCTGGTTTTCCAGCGCGCGGGCCATGCTGCCCACCCGGACGCGGGTGTACCCGGAGCGCAGGCCGGTGAAGGACGGCACGACCAGCAGCTCTGCCCCGCCCTCCGCCAACCGCCGGGCCAGGGTCGGGAACTCGCTGTCGTAGCAGATGGCGACGCCGAAGCGGAGGGTCTCACCGCCGGGCAGCGGCATCTCGAAGACCCGCACGCCCCCGCCCGGCCCAATGAACCACTCCTCGGCCTCGAAGCGGGTCATCATCAGCTTGTCCTGGTGGCTGGCCTGGCCATCCGGGCCGAAGACGTGGGCGCGGTTCACGAAGCCCTCGCCGGAGGCTACTGGGAAACTCCCTGCCACGATGCCGACCCCGTGCTGGCGGGCCAGGCGGGCGTGCAGCGCGGTGAAGCCGGGCAGGAAGGCCTGGAGCGCGGGCCGCATGGGCAGGATGTCGTGGTGC from Deinococcus aerius includes:
- a CDS encoding carbon-nitrogen hydrolase family protein; amino-acid sequence: MTVLRVAAAAYPVDFHPDWGAYEAKVSGWVADAAGRGANLLVFPEYAPLELVSLLPPELHHDILPMRPALQAFLPGFTALHARLARQHGVGIVAGSFPVASGEGFVNRAHVFGPDGQASHQDKLMMTRFEAEEWFIGPGGGVRVFEMPLPGGETLRFGVAICYDSEFPTLARRLAEGGAELLVVPSFTGLRSGYTRVRVGSMARALENQLYAVHAPLIADAGWTYAVEQATGRAAVYAPADLDLPEDGVVAQGEWNVPGWLVTDLDLSLTRRVRAEGHVLNWRDRAVAESRPTPAEVVPLGEAARVEETRA
- a CDS encoding GNAT family N-acetyltransferase — its product is MPEPVTVRLLTAADAPTYREVRLSALRTDPLAFITTAEEFAARPLAEIAARLEPTPEVANFGAFQDGVLVGLLTVARETRPRLNHRANVFGVSVLPPARGQGCGDALLRAGIAHTRSWPGVTSLHLGMMETQHAARRLYERHGFQLWGTQPDAVRDAGGGHLAEHHLALLL